In one window of Gemmatimonadota bacterium DNA:
- the ppk1 gene encoding polyphosphate kinase 1 gives MTQAALYINRELSWLEFNRRVLHEAEDPRTPLLERLKFHGIFSSNLDEFFQIRVAGLKDQLAAGYAERSPDGQTPEEQLRHIAAVVREQVRVHGRTLHAEVLPGLARHGVVLLDIADLTDEERGQLDRYFHANVFPVLTPLAVDPAHPFPYISNLSLSLAVALRAADGEDRFARVKVPKILPRFVRVGEGWRYLPLEQLVAANIEALFPGVEILGCFPFRITRNTDFEVDHDEAEDLLSTIQEEVRNRRFGAVVRLEVAPNLPHSIREVLLSEFNAAQEAQAAPLGADDVYEVSGLLDTADLLSLAAAIDLPALKDVPHYPVTQHRMGSARNIFEVIREGDILVHHPYESFTGSVERFIQTAVDDPDVVAIKLTLYRTGGDSSIARLLAQAAERGKQVAVLIELQARFDEENNIRWAQRLEDVGVHVSYGVAGLKTHAKVMLVVRREGDTMRRYLHLGTGNYHPRTARLYTDFGLFTADPELGADLTDLFNVLTGFAAPQHYRRLITAPRGMRERFLAMIRREAEHARAGRPARVLAKMNALVDAPLIHALYEASQAGVTVDLIVRGICCLRPGIPGVSERIRVISIIGRFLEHSRAFYFLNGGHEEVYIGSADWMPRNLDRRIEAVTPILDPAHRAALRDLLVLMWQDNRQAWDLTADGRYTQRQPPAPELELATHRVLVESYRETGRLTGEFPTAQR, from the coding sequence CTGACCCAGGCCGCGCTGTACATCAACCGCGAGCTCTCGTGGCTCGAGTTCAACCGCCGGGTGCTGCACGAGGCGGAGGATCCCCGCACCCCGCTGCTCGAGCGGCTCAAGTTCCACGGCATCTTCAGCTCCAACCTCGACGAGTTCTTCCAGATCCGCGTGGCCGGCCTCAAGGACCAGCTGGCGGCCGGCTACGCGGAGCGCTCCCCGGACGGGCAGACGCCGGAGGAGCAGCTGCGCCACATCGCGGCAGTGGTGCGGGAGCAGGTCCGGGTCCACGGCCGGACGCTGCACGCGGAGGTCCTGCCCGGCCTGGCCCGCCACGGCGTGGTGCTCCTCGACATCGCCGACCTGACCGACGAGGAACGGGGCCAGCTCGACCGCTACTTCCACGCCAATGTCTTCCCCGTCCTCACGCCCCTCGCGGTGGACCCCGCACACCCGTTCCCGTACATCTCCAACCTGAGCCTGTCCCTCGCGGTGGCGCTGCGCGCCGCTGACGGCGAGGACCGCTTTGCGCGGGTGAAGGTGCCCAAGATCCTCCCCCGCTTCGTCCGGGTGGGCGAGGGATGGCGCTACCTGCCCCTGGAGCAGCTGGTGGCGGCGAACATCGAGGCGCTCTTCCCCGGCGTGGAGATCCTGGGCTGCTTCCCCTTCCGCATCACGCGGAACACCGACTTCGAGGTGGACCACGACGAGGCCGAGGACCTGCTCAGCACCATCCAGGAGGAGGTCCGCAACCGGCGGTTCGGGGCGGTGGTGCGACTGGAGGTGGCGCCCAACCTGCCGCACTCCATCCGCGAGGTGCTGCTCTCCGAGTTCAATGCGGCCCAGGAGGCGCAGGCCGCCCCGCTCGGCGCGGACGACGTCTACGAGGTCAGCGGCCTGCTCGACACGGCCGACCTGCTCTCGCTGGCCGCGGCGATCGACCTGCCGGCGCTCAAGGACGTTCCGCACTACCCCGTCACCCAGCACCGCATGGGCTCGGCCCGGAACATCTTCGAGGTGATTCGCGAAGGGGACATCCTGGTGCACCACCCCTACGAGAGCTTCACCGGCTCCGTGGAGCGGTTCATCCAGACGGCGGTCGATGACCCCGACGTGGTGGCGATCAAGCTGACGCTGTACCGGACGGGGGGCGACTCGAGCATCGCCCGGCTGCTGGCCCAGGCCGCCGAGCGGGGCAAGCAGGTGGCGGTGCTGATCGAACTGCAGGCGCGGTTCGACGAGGAGAACAACATCCGCTGGGCCCAGCGGCTGGAGGACGTGGGCGTGCACGTGAGCTATGGCGTGGCCGGGCTCAAGACGCACGCCAAGGTCATGCTGGTGGTGCGGCGCGAGGGGGACACCATGCGCCGCTACCTGCACCTGGGCACCGGCAACTATCACCCCCGCACCGCCCGGCTCTACACCGATTTCGGGCTGTTCACGGCGGACCCGGAGCTGGGCGCCGACCTGACCGACCTCTTCAACGTGCTCACCGGCTTCGCCGCGCCACAGCACTACCGGCGCCTGATCACCGCCCCGCGGGGGATGCGGGAGCGCTTCCTGGCCATGATCCGTCGGGAGGCGGAGCACGCCCGCGCCGGGCGCCCGGCGCGGGTCCTGGCCAAGATGAACGCGCTGGTCGACGCGCCGCTGATCCACGCGCTCTACGAGGCCTCGCAGGCGGGGGTCACGGTGGACCTGATCGTGCGCGGCATCTGCTGCCTGCGCCCCGGGATCCCGGGCGTGAGTGAGCGGATCCGGGTGATCAGCATCATCGGCCGGTTCCTGGAGCACTCGCGGGCGTTCTATTTCCTGAATGGCGGGCACGAGGAGGTCTACATCGGCTCCGCGGACTGGATGCCGCGCAACCTCGACCGGCGCATCGAGGCGGTCACGCCGATCCTCGACCCGGCGCACCGGGCCGCGCTGCGCGACCTGCTGGTGCTGATGTGGCAGGACAACCGGCAGGCGTGGGACCTCACCGCGGATGGGCGCTATACCCAGCGCCAGCCCCCGGCCCCCGAACTGGAGCTGGCCACCCATCGGGTGCTGGTGGAGAGCTACCGCGAGACCGGGCGACTGACCGGGGAGTTTCCCACCGCCCAGCGCTGA
- a CDS encoding J domain-containing protein, translated as MARDFYQVLGVPDSATPDEVKKAYRRLAKQYHPDANPNNPQAAERFKEISEAHSVLADADKRKQYDQMRRLGAFDGGGFRRSGASSGGAGRPAAGTTGGAGPGTESFDFSDLGSFGLGDIFSSIFGRAGAGGARREDTSADAIETLVEIPFRVAALGGKVPVRLPLNETCRSCAGSGAAPGAKVTSCPECNGRGSVTFGQGGFAVSRPCPQCRGRGKMPSIPCPACQGEGEVRAEREVLITVPVGTESGTKVRLKGQGQPSAPGLPPGDILVTFQVQADRFFHREGLDLVCEVPINLAQAVLGTRLRVRTLDGKKVVLRIPPGTQPGRKFRIKGLGIEKGERKGDQLVQIQVQIPEQVTPEQEELLRKFAEASGLAI; from the coding sequence GTGGCCCGGGACTTCTACCAGGTCCTCGGGGTTCCCGATAGCGCGACCCCGGACGAGGTCAAGAAAGCCTACCGGCGGCTTGCCAAGCAGTACCATCCCGACGCCAACCCGAACAACCCGCAGGCCGCCGAGCGCTTCAAGGAGATCTCGGAGGCCCACTCCGTCCTCGCCGACGCCGACAAGCGCAAGCAGTACGACCAGATGCGCCGGCTGGGCGCCTTCGATGGCGGCGGCTTCCGTCGCTCCGGCGCCTCCTCGGGTGGGGCCGGCCGTCCCGCCGCCGGGACCACGGGGGGCGCCGGTCCGGGGACGGAGAGTTTCGATTTCTCCGACCTCGGCAGCTTCGGCCTGGGCGACATCTTCTCCTCGATCTTCGGCCGTGCCGGCGCCGGCGGGGCGCGGCGCGAGGACACCTCGGCCGACGCCATCGAGACCCTGGTGGAGATCCCCTTCCGCGTGGCCGCACTCGGTGGCAAGGTGCCGGTGCGCCTGCCCCTGAACGAGACCTGCCGCAGTTGCGCCGGCAGCGGGGCCGCGCCGGGCGCCAAGGTGACCAGCTGCCCCGAGTGCAACGGGCGCGGGTCGGTCACGTTCGGCCAGGGGGGCTTCGCGGTGAGCCGGCCCTGCCCGCAGTGCCGGGGCCGCGGCAAGATGCCGTCGATCCCCTGCCCGGCCTGCCAGGGGGAGGGCGAGGTGCGCGCCGAGCGCGAGGTGCTGATCACCGTCCCGGTGGGCACCGAGTCCGGGACCAAGGTCCGGCTCAAGGGTCAGGGCCAGCCCAGCGCGCCCGGGCTGCCGCCCGGCGACATCCTCGTGACGTTCCAGGTCCAGGCCGACCGGTTCTTCCACCGGGAGGGGCTCGACCTGGTCTGCGAAGTGCCGATCAACCTGGCCCAGGCGGTGCTCGGCACCCGGCTTCGGGTGCGGACGCTGGATGGGAAGAAGGTGGTGCTCCGGATCCCGCCCGGCACGCAGCCGGGGCGGAAGTTCCGGATCAAGGGCCTGGGGATCGAGAAGGGGGAGCGGAAGGGCGACCAGCTGGTGCAGATCCAGGTGCAGATCCCGGAGCAGGTCACCCCCGAGCAGGAGGAACTGCTCCGCAAGTTCGCCGAGGCGAGCGGACTCGCGATCTAG
- the grpE gene encoding nucleotide exchange factor GrpE, with protein MRVPAAAGSADPAVGGLPLEPAPEAIRRLEDEVAAARDRHLRLAAEYDNYRKRAAREREELTHRSQAALAVRLLDVLDDLDRVVAGATTGSGDVVQQALVMIDRKLRKELEAAGLERIDPAGQPFDPAIAEAVSVIAPPAAAQDHTVAATFQAGYRFKGGLIRPARVQVYSAEGHA; from the coding sequence ATGCGGGTGCCCGCGGCGGCGGGGTCCGCCGATCCGGCCGTTGGCGGGCTGCCGCTGGAGCCTGCACCCGAGGCCATCCGGCGGCTGGAAGACGAGGTGGCGGCGGCTCGTGACCGGCACCTGCGTCTCGCCGCCGAGTACGACAACTACCGCAAGCGGGCCGCACGGGAGCGCGAGGAACTGACTCATCGCTCTCAGGCCGCGCTCGCCGTCCGGCTGCTCGATGTGCTCGACGATCTGGACCGGGTGGTGGCCGGCGCCACCACCGGCAGCGGCGATGTGGTGCAGCAGGCGCTGGTCATGATCGACCGCAAGCTGCGCAAGGAGCTGGAAGCCGCCGGCCTCGAGCGCATCGACCCCGCCGGCCAGCCGTTCGACCCCGCGATCGCGGAGGCGGTGTCGGTCATCGCCCCGCCGGCGGCCGCGCAGGATCACACCGTCGCCGCCACCTTCCAGGCCGGGTATCGCTTCAAGGGCGGGCTGATCCGCCCCGCCCGGGTCCAGGTGTATTCGGCCGAAGGGCATGCCTGA
- a CDS encoding response regulator: MKVSLPIALAGGLLAGLAAAINHALVDREVERAARGRGIALAHAVALAAETLSDPTDLARFVSALGAEPGVTRIAVAMGTPPRVVASTRGDWFGRRLDSTAAEALPRLLADTAIGERELVEASPDAAELTFALRFLRPGKVGLGHPLEYAGVSVRLSRQALLQSATLTTTRITLLSLGAALGILLVTALAVDRLVRRPLYRVGQAVASEDAAGLGAVVQALPEDEVGTLGRRLHDAMMRLAASEETLRHTLERTGEIIFAADAAGRLTLVSSAWARLTGLPATQMLGRPLPDLVHPDDRDRVAEALVAHRAVAGPQRVFTCRLPTQDDGACWVELTLAPTRVPFDWAQGIAGALRDITRERLAEAALRQQAEFERGVLDSMDAQVAVLAPDGTIHAVNRAWREFAAMSVGAGEDCPRSAGVGSNYLQVCAGARGQRSEEALPAHEGISAVLAGRLPRFELEYPCDSPTDKRWFSLQVTPLGDPVLGAVVAHHNISERKQAAEALALGEERFALAVQGTSDGIWDWNVVEERVWYSARHVDLLGVAAEELSGAPEEYLRYVHPEDQERFHEAFTRGLASGAPVDVEYRARHADGTWRWLRGRGQAVCDATGRPIRMAGSTSDVTARRQAEEALHRSMRELADARDRAEAGTRAKSEFLAMMSHEIRTPMNGVMGMTNLLLDTPLDAEQREFAETIRASADALLAVINDILDFSKVEAGKLAVEAVPTDTRRAVEEVADLLAPPAAEKGLEVTVSFPGDLDPRLVTDPGRLRQILLNLLGNALKFTEQGSVTIEVSERREPSRRLLAFAVRDTGIGIPPEAMARLFQSFEQAEVATTRKYGGTGLGLAISSRLAELLGGSLEVESAPGEGSCFTLVLPAPLAQPEASGPAPRPLVGRRVLVVDDLPLSRKVFQNQLRRVGAEVLLASGAEEGLQLLRGEAGAARRVDVVVVDHLMPGTDGVGFAEAVLEGFGASAPRMLLASSSGLRVARPELFQAMVSKPVPEARLVAELERCLSVEVAVQAPPTAAPPAASAASEPNPGPRILLVEDNVVNQKVATKMLRKLGCRVDVAGNGIEAVEMVGHFTYDLVLMDCLMPEMDGFTATRLIRETIESSRLPIIAMTANAMQGDREACLAAGMDDYLTKPVGIEDLNSLLQRWLPISGPAPAP; this comes from the coding sequence TTGAAGGTGTCACTCCCGATCGCGCTGGCCGGTGGCCTGCTCGCGGGGCTGGCCGCGGCCATCAACCACGCGCTGGTCGACCGGGAGGTGGAGCGCGCGGCGCGCGGCCGCGGCATCGCGCTGGCGCACGCCGTCGCCCTCGCGGCCGAGACCCTCTCCGATCCGACCGACCTGGCACGCTTCGTCTCCGCGCTCGGGGCCGAGCCGGGAGTCACTCGCATCGCCGTGGCGATGGGCACGCCACCCCGGGTGGTGGCCTCCACCCGGGGTGACTGGTTCGGGCGCCGCCTCGATAGTACCGCCGCCGAAGCGCTGCCGCGCCTGCTGGCGGATACCGCGATCGGCGAGCGCGAACTGGTGGAGGCCTCCCCCGACGCCGCCGAGCTGACCTTCGCCCTGCGCTTCCTGCGGCCGGGCAAGGTCGGTCTCGGGCACCCCCTGGAGTACGCCGGGGTCTCGGTCCGGCTGAGCCGGCAGGCGCTGCTGCAGTCGGCGACCCTCACCACCACCCGGATCACACTCCTCAGCCTGGGGGCGGCGCTCGGCATCCTGCTCGTCACGGCGCTCGCCGTGGACCGGCTGGTGCGCCGCCCGCTATACCGTGTCGGGCAGGCGGTAGCCTCGGAGGATGCCGCGGGGCTGGGCGCCGTCGTCCAGGCGCTCCCCGAGGATGAGGTCGGGACGCTCGGGCGCCGCCTGCATGACGCGATGATGCGCCTGGCGGCCTCGGAGGAGACCCTGCGGCACACGCTCGAGCGGACCGGGGAAATCATCTTTGCCGCCGACGCGGCGGGGCGCCTCACGCTGGTGAGCTCCGCCTGGGCGCGGCTCACCGGGCTGCCGGCCACGCAGATGCTCGGGCGGCCCCTGCCGGACCTGGTGCACCCGGACGATCGGGACCGCGTGGCCGAGGCCCTGGTGGCCCACCGGGCCGTTGCCGGGCCGCAGCGCGTCTTCACCTGTCGCCTCCCGACCCAGGACGACGGGGCATGCTGGGTCGAGCTGACCCTTGCACCGACCCGGGTGCCGTTCGACTGGGCCCAGGGGATCGCGGGCGCACTGCGCGACATCACCCGCGAGCGGCTGGCCGAGGCGGCCCTCCGGCAGCAGGCCGAGTTCGAACGGGGAGTCCTCGATTCCATGGACGCCCAGGTGGCCGTCCTCGCCCCGGATGGGACCATCCACGCCGTGAACCGGGCGTGGCGTGAATTTGCCGCCATGAGTGTCGGGGCGGGCGAGGACTGCCCGCGGAGCGCGGGGGTCGGCTCGAACTACCTGCAGGTCTGCGCCGGGGCCCGCGGCCAGCGGAGCGAGGAGGCCCTCCCGGCGCACGAGGGCATCTCGGCGGTCCTGGCAGGCCGGCTGCCGCGCTTCGAGCTCGAGTACCCCTGCGACAGCCCCACCGACAAGCGCTGGTTCTCCCTGCAGGTCACCCCGCTCGGCGATCCGGTGCTCGGCGCCGTGGTGGCGCACCACAACATCTCTGAACGGAAGCAGGCGGCGGAAGCGCTGGCGCTCGGCGAGGAGCGGTTCGCCCTGGCGGTGCAGGGCACCAGCGATGGCATCTGGGACTGGAATGTCGTCGAGGAGCGGGTGTGGTACTCTGCCCGCCATGTCGACCTGCTGGGCGTGGCCGCGGAGGAGCTGAGCGGCGCCCCGGAGGAGTATCTCCGGTACGTTCATCCGGAGGACCAGGAGCGCTTTCACGAGGCCTTCACCCGCGGCCTCGCGTCGGGCGCACCCGTCGACGTCGAGTACCGCGCGCGGCACGCGGACGGGACCTGGCGCTGGCTGCGCGGGCGGGGGCAGGCGGTCTGCGACGCTACGGGCCGGCCCATCCGCATGGCCGGTTCCACCAGCGACGTCACCGCGCGCCGTCAGGCCGAGGAGGCGCTGCATCGGTCCATGCGCGAGCTGGCCGACGCGCGTGATCGGGCCGAGGCCGGCACCCGCGCCAAGTCCGAGTTCCTGGCCATGATGAGCCACGAGATCCGGACGCCCATGAACGGCGTGATGGGCATGACCAACCTCCTGCTCGACACCCCCCTGGACGCCGAGCAGCGGGAGTTCGCCGAGACCATCCGGGCGTCCGCCGACGCGCTGCTCGCGGTGATCAATGACATCCTGGACTTCTCCAAGGTCGAGGCCGGCAAGCTGGCGGTCGAGGCCGTCCCGACCGACACCCGGCGCGCGGTGGAGGAGGTGGCCGACCTGCTGGCCCCGCCGGCCGCGGAGAAGGGGCTCGAGGTGACCGTCTCGTTCCCCGGTGACCTCGACCCCCGGCTGGTGACCGACCCCGGCCGCCTGCGGCAGATCCTGCTCAACCTCCTGGGCAATGCCCTCAAGTTCACCGAGCAGGGTTCGGTGACCATCGAGGTCAGCGAGCGCCGGGAGCCGTCGCGTCGCCTGCTCGCCTTTGCGGTGCGGGACACCGGGATCGGAATCCCACCCGAGGCCATGGCCCGGCTCTTTCAGTCGTTCGAGCAGGCGGAGGTCGCCACCACGCGGAAGTACGGCGGGACCGGCCTGGGCCTCGCCATTTCGAGCCGCCTCGCGGAGCTGCTGGGAGGATCGCTGGAAGTCGAGAGCGCGCCCGGCGAGGGCAGCTGCTTCACGCTCGTGCTGCCGGCGCCCCTGGCCCAGCCGGAGGCGTCCGGGCCGGCACCGCGGCCGCTGGTGGGGAGACGCGTCCTGGTCGTCGACGACCTGCCGCTCTCCCGCAAGGTGTTCCAGAACCAGCTGCGGCGGGTCGGGGCCGAGGTGCTGCTGGCCTCGGGGGCGGAGGAAGGCCTGCAGCTGCTCCGGGGTGAGGCGGGGGCCGCGCGGCGGGTGGATGTGGTGGTCGTCGACCACCTGATGCCCGGCACCGACGGGGTGGGCTTCGCGGAGGCGGTGCTCGAGGGGTTCGGCGCCTCGGCCCCCCGGATGCTGCTGGCCTCCTCGAGCGGGCTGCGGGTCGCACGTCCGGAACTGTTCCAGGCGATGGTCAGCAAGCCGGTGCCGGAGGCTCGCCTGGTGGCCGAACTCGAGCGCTGCCTCAGCGTGGAAGTCGCGGTCCAGGCGCCCCCGACTGCCGCGCCGCCCGCGGCGTCCGCGGCGTCCGAGCCCAACCCGGGTCCGCGCATTCTCCTGGTCGAGGACAACGTGGTGAACCAGAAGGTGGCCACCAAGATGCTCCGGAAGCTGGGCTGCCGGGTGGATGTCGCGGGGAACGGCATCGAAGCGGTGGAGATGGTCGGCCATTTCACCTACGACCTCGTCCTCATGGACTGCCTCATGCCAGAGATGGATGGCTTCACGGCGACCCGGTTGATCCGCGAGACCATCGAGTCCAGCCGCCTGCCCATCATCGCCATGACCGCGAATGCCATGCAGGGTGACCGGGAGGCCTGCCTCGCGGCCGGCATGGACGACTACCTCACCAAGCCGGTAGGAATCGAGGACCTGAACAGCCTCCTGCAGCGCTGGCTGCCGATCTCCGGGCCCGCGCCCGCGCCCTGA
- a CDS encoding ABC transporter substrate-binding protein yields MRRLHLLLCCLAPGLPACGGASPPELRIGINPWPGYEHFFLAQELGLYDTTLVRVRVVELSSLSDTRRAFERGQLDAFTGSTIELLKARELSSRRPRLILVSDYSDGADVVLARPGIPDLRSLRGRRVGIEPGTLNLYLLARALEGAGLALADIELVPVDLPQMPAAFRRGAVDAVVTYPPASLDIAALPGTRTLFSSRDLPGEILGIAAIDSAFLAAEGAAVTALLRGFERARQYALAHPVEADARMAARERISPQAFRAALDQGMRLVALAEQERFLGADGKAAEVLSRTHQILVSVGELRGPQSLDRVLAPEATAAVLGSPPRWSAP; encoded by the coding sequence ATGCGCCGACTCCATCTGTTGCTCTGCTGTCTCGCGCCTGGCCTCCCGGCCTGCGGGGGGGCGTCGCCTCCGGAACTCCGCATCGGCATCAACCCGTGGCCGGGGTACGAGCACTTCTTCCTCGCGCAGGAACTCGGGCTGTACGACACCACGCTGGTCCGGGTTCGGGTCGTGGAGCTCAGCTCGCTGTCGGACACGCGCCGGGCCTTCGAGCGTGGACAGCTCGACGCGTTCACGGGCAGCACCATCGAGTTGCTCAAGGCCCGGGAGCTTTCCTCCCGGCGCCCGCGCCTGATCCTGGTCAGCGACTACTCCGACGGGGCCGACGTGGTGCTGGCGCGGCCAGGCATCCCGGACCTCCGGTCGCTCCGGGGGCGCCGGGTCGGGATCGAGCCGGGAACCCTCAACCTGTACCTGCTGGCGCGCGCGCTCGAGGGGGCCGGACTGGCCCTGGCCGACATCGAGCTCGTCCCGGTGGATCTCCCGCAGATGCCGGCCGCCTTCCGCCGCGGGGCGGTCGACGCGGTGGTCACCTACCCGCCGGCCTCGCTGGATATCGCCGCGCTGCCCGGCACCCGGACCCTGTTCTCCAGCCGTGACCTCCCGGGCGAGATCCTCGGCATCGCCGCGATCGACAGCGCCTTCCTCGCCGCGGAGGGGGCGGCCGTCACGGCGCTGCTCAGGGGGTTCGAGCGGGCGCGGCAGTATGCCCTCGCGCATCCCGTCGAAGCCGACGCCCGCATGGCCGCGAGGGAGCGGATCTCGCCACAGGCCTTTCGGGCGGCGCTCGACCAGGGCATGCGCCTGGTCGCGCTGGCGGAGCAGGAGCGCTTCCTGGGTGCCGATGGCAAGGCCGCCGAGGTCCTGTCCCGCACCCACCAGATCCTGGTGTCGGTCGGGGAACTGCGGGGGCCGCAGTCGCTCGACCGGGTGCTGGCCCCCGAGGCCACGGCCGCGGTGCTCGGGAGTCCGCCCCGGTGGTCGGCGCCATGA
- a CDS encoding competence/damage-inducible protein A, with protein MAIELLTIGTELLLGQTVDTNGAELGRALAAAGIPVVRRTSVTDDPAAIREAASQALARTGAVLTTGGLGPTADDITKKLIAELFGMPLTFRTEVWEALVARFARAGRVPAERNRCQAEVPEGAVILPNRWGTAPGLWLEGPPGLAILLPGVPAEMRGLLHHEVLPRLAPRAGGRVVRSRTLRTSGIPESSLAERLDQVEHRLAPLSLAYLPGVAGVDLRLTAWNLAPDAADAALAAGMALLREGAAGWAYGEEDQDLAALVLQAARERGLHLGTAESCTGGGIGARLTAIPGSSEVYRGGVVAYDNRLKVDLLGVPEELLARAGAVSAEVAEAMASTALGRLGADLAISVTGIAGPGGGTPEKPVGLVYLGLATRAGVRATRHQFPGDREDVRARAGQMALFRLLQELTGQDGQAGPTV; from the coding sequence GTGGCCATCGAACTCCTCACCATCGGCACCGAGCTGCTGCTCGGCCAGACGGTGGACACCAACGGCGCCGAGCTGGGCCGGGCCTTGGCCGCCGCCGGCATCCCCGTGGTGCGGCGCACCTCCGTCACCGATGACCCCGCCGCCATCCGTGAGGCCGCGAGCCAGGCCCTGGCCCGCACCGGCGCGGTGCTCACCACCGGGGGGCTCGGGCCCACCGCCGACGACATTACCAAGAAGCTCATCGCGGAGCTCTTCGGCATGCCGCTCACCTTCCGGACCGAGGTCTGGGAGGCCCTGGTGGCGCGCTTTGCCCGGGCGGGGCGGGTACCGGCGGAGCGCAACCGCTGCCAGGCGGAGGTCCCCGAGGGCGCCGTGATCCTCCCCAACCGTTGGGGGACCGCGCCCGGGCTCTGGCTCGAAGGCCCGCCCGGACTCGCGATCCTGCTGCCCGGCGTCCCCGCCGAGATGCGGGGCCTCCTGCACCACGAGGTGCTGCCCCGCCTGGCCCCGCGGGCCGGCGGCCGGGTGGTCCGGTCCCGGACCCTGCGCACCTCCGGGATCCCGGAGTCGAGCCTGGCGGAGCGGCTCGACCAGGTCGAGCACCGGCTGGCGCCACTCTCGCTCGCCTACCTGCCCGGCGTCGCGGGTGTCGACCTTCGGCTGACGGCGTGGAACCTCGCCCCCGACGCCGCCGACGCGGCCCTGGCCGCCGGCATGGCCCTGCTGCGGGAGGGGGCCGCGGGGTGGGCCTACGGGGAGGAGGACCAGGACCTGGCGGCCCTGGTGCTTCAGGCGGCCCGCGAGCGGGGGCTGCACCTCGGGACGGCCGAGTCCTGCACCGGCGGCGGCATCGGCGCCCGGCTGACGGCGATTCCCGGCAGCTCGGAGGTGTATCGTGGTGGCGTGGTGGCCTACGACAACCGGCTCAAGGTGGACCTGCTCGGGGTCCCGGAGGAGCTCCTGGCCCGCGCGGGGGCGGTGAGCGCCGAGGTGGCGGAGGCCATGGCCAGCACGGCGCTGGGCCGTCTCGGCGCCGACCTGGCCATCTCAGTGACGGGGATCGCTGGCCCGGGCGGGGGCACTCCCGAGAAGCCGGTCGGGCTCGTGTACCTGGGCCTGGCCACCCGGGCCGGGGTCCGGGCCACCCGCCACCAGTTCCCGGGTGATCGCGAGGATGTCCGCGCCCGGGCCGGGCAGATGGCGCTCTTCCGGCTGCTGCAGGAACTCACCGGCCAGGACGGGCAGGCCGGTCCCACTGTGTAG
- the pgsA gene encoding CDP-diacylglycerol--glycerol-3-phosphate 3-phosphatidyltransferase → MTGASGRDASGPGQPVRPAAETWNLPNLLTLVRILLTPVIALLPFIDGYWPKLVCFLIFLFAAVTDVVDGYLARSRNLVTDLGKLLDPLADKLLLFATIIPIYWISRTRHSLYDIPVWGSIPLWVCVLLIGRELAMTGFRFWAQRRGIVIPAAGAGKLKATIQNIYIGATFLWFTFRDARKPMGWEHNRLAEYWNQFHGGVVALTLALATALTVYSFAVYMYRYRALFKTNH, encoded by the coding sequence ATGACCGGTGCCTCCGGGCGCGACGCCAGCGGTCCGGGACAGCCCGTCCGCCCTGCGGCCGAGACCTGGAACCTGCCCAACCTCCTCACCCTGGTCCGGATCCTCCTCACCCCGGTCATCGCGCTCCTGCCGTTCATCGACGGCTACTGGCCCAAGCTGGTCTGCTTCCTGATCTTCCTCTTCGCGGCCGTGACCGACGTGGTCGACGGCTACCTCGCCCGGTCCCGCAACCTGGTCACCGACCTGGGCAAGCTGCTCGACCCGCTCGCCGACAAGCTGCTCCTGTTCGCCACGATCATCCCGATCTACTGGATCTCCCGCACCCGCCACAGCCTCTACGACATCCCGGTGTGGGGCAGCATCCCGCTGTGGGTCTGTGTGCTGCTGATCGGTCGCGAGCTGGCCATGACCGGCTTCCGGTTCTGGGCCCAGCGCCGCGGCATCGTGATCCCCGCCGCGGGCGCCGGCAAGCTCAAGGCGACGATCCAGAACATCTACATCGGGGCCACCTTCCTCTGGTTCACCTTCCGCGACGCGCGGAAGCCGATGGGCTGGGAGCACAACCGCCTGGCCGAGTACTGGAACCAGTTCCACGGCGGCGTGGTGGCCCTCACGCTGGCGCTGGCGACCGCGCTCACGGTGTACTCCTTCGCGGTGTACATGTACCGGTACCGCGCCCTTTTCAAGACCAATCACTGA
- a CDS encoding GTPase domain-containing protein yields the protein MSMINYASREINCKLVYYGPGLGGKTTNLEFVYNKVAPNSRGKLISLATETERTLFFDFLPVDLGTIRGFKTRFHLYTVPGQVYYNASRKLILKGVDGVVFVADSQIERMEANIESMQNLYDNMAQHGYNLTSIPFVVQYNKRDLPNAATIRELQSALNPGWPVDDPAKQKAAPDPYHEGEFLLEQLDGQWVERAPYFEAVAMTGDGVFDTLKAVSKLVLKSLGS from the coding sequence ATGTCGATGATCAACTACGCCTCGCGCGAGATCAACTGCAAGCTGGTCTACTACGGACCGGGTCTCGGCGGGAAGACGACGAATCTCGAGTTCGTCTACAACAAGGTCGCCCCCAACAGCCGGGGCAAGCTCATCTCGCTCGCCACCGAGACGGAGCGGACGCTCTTCTTCGACTTCCTCCCGGTGGACCTCGGCACCATCCGGGGCTTCAAGACCCGGTTCCACCTCTATACCGTGCCGGGGCAGGTGTACTACAACGCCTCCCGCAAGCTGATCCTCAAGGGCGTCGACGGCGTGGTGTTCGTGGCCGACAGCCAGATCGAGCGCATGGAAGCCAACATCGAGTCCATGCAGAACCTGTACGACAACATGGCGCAGCACGGCTACAACCTCACCAGCATCCCCTTCGTGGTGCAGTACAACAAGCGCGACCTGCCCAACGCCGCCACCATCCGCGAGCTGCAGTCGGCGCTCAATCCCGGCTGGCCGGTGGACGATCCCGCCAAGCAGAAGGCCGCCCCCGACCCGTACCACGAGGGCGAATTCCTGCTGGAGCAGCTCGATGGCCAGTGGGTGGAGCGGGCGCCGTACTTCGAGGCGGTGGCCATGACCGGCGACGGGGTCTTCGACACCCTCAAGGCGGTCAGCAAGCTGGTCCTCAAGAGCCTGGGATCCTAG